One window from the genome of Emys orbicularis isolate rEmyOrb1 chromosome 10, rEmyOrb1.hap1, whole genome shotgun sequence encodes:
- the ANP32A gene encoding acidic leucine-rich nuclear phosphoprotein 32 family member A isoform X2: MPSSWAGPCGKVKELVLDNCRSNEGKIEGLTDEFEELEFLSTINVGLSSVANLPKLNKLKKLELSDNRISGGLEVLAEKCPNLTHLNLSGNKIKDLSTIEPLKKLENLKSLDLFNCEVTNLNDYRENVFKLLPQLTYLDGYDRDDKEAPDSDAEGYVEGLDDEEEDEDEEEYDEDAQVVEDEEEDEEEEEGEEEDVSGEEEEDEEGYNDGEVDDDEEEEEIEEEKGQKRKREPEDEGDEDD; this comes from the exons GTTAAAGAACTCGTTCTTGACAACTGTAGGTCAAATGAAGGCAAAATTGAAGGACTCACAGATGAGTTTGAAGAGCTGGAATTCTTAAGTACAATCAACGTAGGCCTAAGCTCAGTTGCAAACTTACCAAAGTTAAACAAACttaagaag CTCGAACTAAGCGATAACAGAATCTCAGGAGGACTGGAAGTATTGGCAGAAAAGTGTCCAAACCTCACGCATCTAAACCTAAGCGGCAACAAAATAAAAGATCTCAGTACAATAGAACCTCTG AAAAAATTAGAAAACTTGAAGAGTTTAGATCTTTTCAATTGCGAGGTAACCAACTTGAACGACTACAGAGAAAATGTGTTCAAGCTCCTCCCACAACTCACGTATCTCGACGGTTATGACCGGGATGACAAAGAAGCCCCAGATTCCGATGCAGAGGGCTATGTGGAGGGCCTAGATGAtgaagaggaggatgaagatg AAGAGGAGTATGATGAAGATGCTCAAGTAGTAGAAGAtgaagaggaagatgaggaggaggaggaaggagaagaggaggatgtGAGCGGGGAAGAGGAG GAAGATGAAGAAGGTTATAATGATGGTGAAgtagatgatgatgaagaagaagaagaaattg AAGAAGAAAAGGGGCAGAAGAGAAAACGAGAACCCGAAGACGAGGGTGATGAAGATGATTAA